A single region of the Salvia splendens isolate huo1 chromosome 18, SspV2, whole genome shotgun sequence genome encodes:
- the LOC121776564 gene encoding acyl-acyl carrier protein thioesterase TE3, chloroplastic-like, with amino-acid sequence MLPHRLPPPSRRCRRLACNSSKGGKGMVRFHAIELQVREYELDQFGIVNNAVYANYCETSMFQVFYMIGFSDETLPTLLESSYKFISPLRKRDRFLIKGRIYECSPARLYFENFIFRLPNKELILENKATAVFLDKSSHPLRLPPFVKSRIDELNKSDKQHLL; translated from the exons ATGCTTCCACACCGGCTGCCACCCCCGTCGAGGAGATGTCGCCGTCTTGCTTGTAATAGCTCCAAGGGTGGAAAAGG GATGGTCAGGTTCCATGCCATTGAACTACAAGTTCGAGAGTATGAGTTGGATCAATTTGGAATTGTGAATAATGCTGTTTATGCCAATTACTGTGAGACTA GTATGTTCCAAGTCTTCTACATGATTGGATTCAGTGATGAAACATTACCAACACTCCTTGAGTCGTCATACAAATTCATTTCTCCTTTAAGG AAGAGGGACAGGTTCTTGATCAAAGGGAGAATATATGAATGCTCTCCTGCTCGATTGTATTTTGAAAACTTCATTTTCAGACTACCAAATAAAGAG CTTATTTTGGAGAATAAAGCTACCGCGGTTTTTCTTGACAAAAGTTCACACCCACTTCGTCTTCCTCCATTCGTcaaatcaagaatcgatgaatTAAACAAAAGTGATAAGCAACATTTGCTGTAA
- the LOC121776575 gene encoding RNA pseudouridine synthase 3, mitochondrial-like, with product MRKKLLSREALSAAVGHKPRSRIRVPPPDSSPVIRVSNHIVHLGRPKEGPKPRQLLSLPPFPGHPLPGRNSTSAAYVTAISWLRYYFNDIPPLVIQKHFYEGLVQSTSGLSSCYEGQAMSLKKIRPNDIMEVGARVHVPVSVAESKVSKRFDVIPSATQYPNADEIEYVQRLVKYKDSAILVLNKPPNLPVQGPVPIHNSMDALAAASLSFNYDEGPKLVCRLDRESSGLLLMGRTKESISYLQCLFSGMKKTKSFSKEWNDACDSTYQRYWALVIGSPKHKEGLICAPLTKVILDDGKTERVILAHNSGLEASQEAITEYRVLGPIINGCSWIELRPRTNCKHQLRVHCAEALGTPIVGDYKYGWFIHSRWKQLPRVDYEATTGEPYKMRRPEGLDVQKGSVLSKVPLLHLHCREMVLPNIAKFIELHNRRSRNSCGDPEERDILRFVVPMPSHMKISWNLMSSYLV from the exons ATGCGGAAGAAGCTCCTAAGTCGCGAAGCCTTATCAGCAGCAGTTGGGCATAAGCCACGGTCAAGGATCCGTGTGCCACCACCTGATTCCTCACCTGTGATTCGAGTATCAAATCACATAGTTCACTTGGGCCGCCCGAAAGAGGGTCCAAAACCTCGGCAGCTGCTATCTCTGCCCCCATTTCCAGGCCACCCTTTGCCTGGAAGGAACTCGACATCGGCTGCGTATGTCACTGCCATTAGCTGGCTCAGATATTACTTCAATGACATCCCTCCACTCGTCATTCAGAAGCATTTTTATGAAGGCCTA GTGCAGAGTACAAGTGGTCTGTCAAGTTGCTATGAAGGACAAGCAATGTCCTTGAAGAAG ATTAGACCTAATGACATCATGGAGGTGGGTGCTAGAGTTCACGTCCCAGTATCTGTTGCTGAAAGTAAAGTCTCAAAAAGGTTTGATGTTATACCAAGTGCAACACAGTATCCAAATGCTGATGAGATTGAATACGTACAGAGACTTGTGAAGTACAAG GACTCTGCTATACTGGTGTTAAACAAACCTCCTAACTTGCCTGTACAG GGACCTGTGCCAATTCACAACAGCATGGATGCCTTGGCTGCTGCATCGTTATCGTTCAATTATGATGAGGGCCCTAAGTTG GTATGTCGACTTGACAGAGAGAGTAGTGGTCTCCTCCTAATGGGAAGAACCAAGGAAAGCATTTCCTATCTTCAGTGTTTGTTCAGTGGAATGAAAAAAACAAAGTCCTTTTCTAAG GAATGGAATGATGCTTGTGATTCCACCTATCAGAGATATTGGGCATTGGTCATCGGTTCACCCAAGCATAAAGAAGGCTTAATTTGCGCTCCACTGACAAAG GTTATTCTTGATGATGGGAAAACCGAAAGGGTCATTCTAGCTCACAATTCAGGATTAGAAGCTTCCCAAGAAGCAATTACTGAATATCGTGTGCTTGGCCCTATTATCAATGGATGTTCATGGATTGAATTGCGTCCACGTACAAACTGCAAACATCAG CTACGAGTTCATTGCGCTGAAGCTCTTGGCACTCCAATCGTAGGTGACTACAAATACGGGTGGTTTATTCATAGCAGATGGAAGCAGCTCCCTAGGGTAGACTACGAGGCCACAACTGGAGAACCTTACAAGATGCGGAGGCCCGAGGGTCTGGATGTCCAAAAAGGTAGTGTCTTATCTAAAGTTCCTCTTCTGCATCTACATTGTAGGGAGATGGTGCTGCCCAACATTGCTAAGTTCATCGAGCTTCACAACCGGCGGTCAAGAAACAGTTGTGGGGATCCCGAGGAACGTGACATCCTCCGTTTCGTTGTCCCAATGCCTTCTCACATGAAAATTAGTTGGAACCTCATGTCCTCTTATTTGGTATGA
- the LOC121776574 gene encoding putative late blight resistance protein homolog R1B-16 — translation MAATAHASLVSLLNTMDQIQTHPRLSIYFDNYQFKSLREMVYFLVDFVENFSEFEDMMRRIGDAAHEAEDIIEVEAADRIRGESTAKSLTMLLHLQRIIQDISSIKDEVIKFKDKTGFINSMPPSSSSSPPRVTKKTTMLGFDRYVAKLLDELTGHDCCRRMLPIVGMGGIGKTTLARNVYEHSVMVHHFDVRAWVVVSQEYNASDMLSQALSCLGQLPKNKPDDQLGEDLYKTLSGRRYLVILDDVWSVEAWEKIQFFFPQNDNGSRIVVTTRQQELVNYFGCSSVAVGFLDEENSWKLLCDVTFAGQGCPPQLEKIMEEIVMKCKGLPLAIRVIGGLLGKSPRTQEYWEKIAKDKSLVMEYSGDGSKPSSILYMSYKHLPVWLRSCFLYLGLFPEDHEIDVSNLIKLWVAEGFVKPTKSQSLEQVAEGYIKELIDRNLLLVAELEINKKVSYCCLHDLIRELCIRIAEKENFYCDQRDIAGRRHFISDERTRSVYCRESWTSLEKPSVMTPLILSREKREAPLKSRLLRVLVADHESRLDPSFQQVNVRYISLNSYTFGIPIPWSISLCWSLQSLILEQWTRVVVPSDIWKMPQLRHIEINLMVVENPTPGDVFVLHNLQTLKLVKDLIFTEEVCARIPNIRELGTVYGFDKQVGVRRDKFHLQNFGRLNTLESLQYSFLGEGYVSDRFENLKLPSSLRKLVLNNSYMVWSDMATIALLPNLQILRLEQHAVVGAEWNFVNEEFRSLKHLIIFNCDDMSNWIAEKSNFPVLETLDLWNLNKLDKVPWDIGEIPTLERICVRYCTKSTSMSAMEILEEQENLGNQVLQLGIEFKGDPMWVEKIKERFTSQSLHISSKGFYHSLSYNLLTHSR, via the exons ATGGCAGCGACGGCTCATGCATCTCTAGTGTCGCTGTTGAATACTATGGATCAGATCCAGACTCATCCCCGCCTTTCCATCTATTTCGACAACTACCAGTTTAAATCTCTTCGGGAGATGGTGTATTTCCTTGTTGATTTTGTGGAGAATTTTTCTGAATTCGAAGATATGATGAGGCGGATTGGGGATGCAGCTCATGAGGCTGAAGACATAATTGAAGTTGAAGCTGCTGATCGAATTCGTGGTGAGTCTACAGCAAAAAGTCTAACAATGTTGCTCCATCTGCAGAGAATAATACAAGACATTAGCTCCATCAAGGATGAGGTTATCAAGTTTAAAGATAAAACTGGGTTCATAAATTCAATGCctccttcatcatcatcatcacctcCTCGTGTCACTAAGAAGACTACCATGCTGGGATTTGATCGCTATGTGGCAAAGCTTTTGGATGAACTCACTGGACATGATTGTTGTCGGCGAATGCTCCCAATCGTTGGAATGGGAGGCATTGGTAAGACCACTCTTGCCAGAAATGTTTATGAACATTCAGTTATGGTGCATCATTTTGATGTTCGCGCTTGGGTTGTCGTGTCTCAAGAATATAATGCAAGTGATATGCTTTCGCAAGCACTTTCTTGCCTAGGTCAATTGCCCAAGAATAAACCTGATGATCAACTAGGTGAAGACTTGTATAAAACATTATCAGGCAGACGGTATCTGGTAATATTGGATGATGTGTGGAGTGTTGAGGCGTGGGAAAAGATACAGTTCTTCTTCCCCCAAAATGATAATGGAAGCAGAATTGTTGTAACGACCAGGCAACAAGAACTGGTTAATTACTTTGGCTGCTCTTCAGTTGCGGTGGGTTTTCTTGATGAGGAAAATAGTTGGAAGCTTTTATGTGACGTGACATTTGCAGGACAAGGTTGCCCTCCTCAGCTAGAAAAAATCATGGAGGAGATTGTCATGAAATGCAAAGGACTTCCGCTTGCAATCCGGGTGATTGGAGGGCTTCTTGGAAAGTCACCGAGGACGCAAGAGTATTGGGAAAAAATCGCAAAAGACAAGAGCTTGGTTATGGAATATTCAGGTGATGGAAGCAAACCCTCCAGCATATTATACATGAGTTACAAGCATTTGCCTGTTTGGTTAAGATCATGTTTTCTTTACTTGGGATTATTTCCCGAAGACCATGAAATAGATGTGTCAAATCTTATCAAATTATGGGTTGCGGAGGGATTTGTAAAACCAACTAAAAGCCAAAGTTTGGAACAAGTCGCTGAGGGTTACATAAAGGAGCTCATTGATAGGAATCTCCTTTTAGTTGCTGAATTGGAAATAAACAAGAAAGTTTCATATTGTTGCCTTCATGATCTAATAAGAGAGCTATGCATACGGATAGCAGAGAAAGAAAACTTCTATTGTGACCAAAGAGACATAGCTGGGAGGCGTCACTTCATATCTGATGAAAGAACGAGAAGTGTTTACTGTCGAGAATCTTGGACTAGTTTAGAAAAGCCATCAGTTATGACACCTCTAATATTGAGTAGGGAGAAAAGAGAAGCACCACTTAAGTCTAGATTGTTGAGAGTGTTGGTTGCTGATCATGAGAGTCGCCTAGACCCTTCTTTTCAGCAAGTTAACGTGCGCTACATATCCCTAAATTCGTATACATTTGGTATACCGATTCCTTGGTCAATATCATTATGTTGGAGTTTGCAAAGTTTGATTCTGGAACAATGGACGCGAGTAGTTGTACCATCCGATATTTGGAAGATGCCACAACTTAGGCATATCGAGATTAACTTAATGGTAGTAGAGAATCCTACCCCCGGTGACGTCTTTGTTTTGCACAACTTACAAACACTCAAGTTAGTAAAGGATCTCATTTTCACAGAGGAGGTGTGTGCGAGAATACCAAACATTAGGGAATTGGGAACTGTATATGGCTTCGATAAACAAGTTGGGGTAAGAAGGGATAAGTTCCATCTGCAGAATTTTGGCCGCTTAAACACGCTTGAATCGCTGCAATACTCTTTCCTTGGAGAGGGATATGTAAGTGATCGTTTTGAGAACCTTAAATTGCCTAGTTCACTTAGGAAGCTTGTTTTAAACAATTCTTACATGGTGTGGAGTGATATGGCAACTATTGCATTGCTGCCTAATCTTCAAATTCTTCGATTGGAACAACATGCAGTGGTAGGGGCAGAATGGAATTTTGTTAATGAGGAATTTCGTAGCTTGAAACATCttatcatttttaattgtgATGATATGTCTAATTGGATTGCGGAAAAGTCCAATTTTCCAGTGCTGGAGACGCTCGATCTTTGGAATTTAAATAAACTGGATAAGGTTCCTTGGGATATTGGTGAAATACCCACGCTCGAAAGAATATGTGTTCGTTACTGTACGAAATCAACGAGCATGTCAGCAATGGAGATACTAGAGGAACAAGAGAATCTCGGAAATCAAGTCCTTCAACTTGGAATTGAATTCAAAGGAGATCCAATGTGGGTGGAAAAGATCAAAGAACGCTTCACATCCCAAAGTCTTCACATTTCATCGAAG GGTTTTTATCATTCTTTGAGTTACAATTTGCTCACGCACTCAAGATGA
- the LOC121777753 gene encoding leucine-rich repeat receptor-like serine/threonine-protein kinase At1g17230 isoform X1, which produces MGGNKILNLTIMFCCLIVSVQSLNEEGNILLEFKNSLTDPYLNLQSWNPLDSNPCKWKGIDCISNKTVVAINLSGFNLSGNLSSSISKLPHLNIFNISKNLISGPIPSNFSSFKALQVLDLCTNRLHSEFPSHLCTITSLTKMYLCENYLFGGIPHNIGNLPSLEELVVYSNNLTGEIPSSIGLLKRLRIIRAGRNLLSGPLPFEISECESLNVLGLAENKLEGPFPSQLQSLKFLATVILWNNLFSGEIPPDIGNFTSLELLAMNGNQLTGALPREIGKLPVLKRLYIYTNQLNGSIPVELTNCSNAVEIDLSENKLTGVIPREFAQVSGLELLYLFENHLEGEIPIELGELHQLKRLDLSINNLTGSIPLAFQNLIFLKDIQLFNNHLSGVIPPLLGYKSNISIINLSKNNLIGSIPPHICRYQKLNFFSLGSNRLSGNIPHGLKTCKSLDQLMLGDNLLTGSLSVEYTKLQNLSALELHQNRFSGLIPPEIGNFTSIERLLLSHNHFIGHIPPEIGNLVKLAAFNVSFNRLIGSIPEELGNCVKLERLDLSSNLFTGPVPDKLGSLVKLELLKLSDNRLTGSIPGSIGGLVRLTELQMGGNLFSGSIPVELSQLTALQIALNMSHNNLSGLIPSSLGSLQMLEILCLNDNDLSGEIPTSIGGLRSLNQCNLSNNRLSGVVPNTPTFQKMDTSNFVGNNGLCVVGQNHCHSDQTPSSPYRSWFKDGSAKERIISIVSFCIGIISLVFIIVVCWIMRRPGPSFASLDDQIREDELDGYYFPKQGFNYQDLVEATGNFSEAAVVGKGACGIVYKAVMADGEIIAVKKLKSRGEGGDSSFRAEISTLGTIRHKNIVKLYGFCYHQDSNLILYHYMPNGSLGEILHGDETATMLDWDARYRIALGAAEGLCYLHYDCKPQIIHRDIKSNNILLDEYFEAHLGDFGLAKLMDFTYSKSMSAVAGSYGYIAPEYAYTMKVTEKCDIYSFGVVLLELVTGKSPVQPLEQGGDLVTWVRRSMHKLDTASEIFDQRIDLGAKRTTNEMFLVLKIALFCTSTSPLNRPNMREVIAMLVDAREGAADSVPSPTSETPLDGEDYC; this is translated from the exons ATGGGAGGAAACAAGATTTTGAATTTGACAATAATGTTTTGCTGCTTAATTGTTTCTGTCCAATCATTGAATGAAGAGGGAAACATTCTTCTAGAATTCAAGAACTCCCTCACTGATCCTTACCTCAATCTCCAAAGCTGGAATCCATTAGATTCCAACCCTTGCAAATGGAAAGGCATAGACTGTATCTCAAACAAAACTGTTGTTGCTATCAATCTCAGTGGCTTCAACTTATCTGGCAATCTCTCCTCCTCCATTAGCAAACTCCCACACCTAAACATCTTCAACATCTCCAAAAACCTCATCTCTGGCCCAATCCCTTCCAATTTCAGCTCCTTCAAAGCCCTCCAAGTGTTAGACCTCTGCACGAATCGCCTCCACTCCGAGTTCCCGTCTCACCTCTGCACCATCACATCCCTCACAAAGATGTACCTCTGTGAGAACTATCTCTTTGGAGGAATCCCTCATAACATTGGAAACCTTCCCTCTCTCGAGGAGCTTGTGGTGTATAGTAACAACCTAACCGGCGAGATCCCTTCGTCGATAGGCCTGTTGAAGAGGCTCAGGATCATCAGGGCTGGCAGGAATCTCCTCTCTGGCCCTCTCCCTTTTGAGATCAGTGAATGTGAGAGTTTAAATGTGTTAGGTTTAGCTGAGAATAAGCTAGAAGGTCCTTTCCCTTCTCAGCTTCAAAGCCTCAAGTTTTTAGCCACTGTGATTCTTTGGAACAATCTGTTTAGTGGTGAGATCCCTCCTGACATAGGTAACTTCACTAGCTTGGAGTTGTTGGCGATGAACGGGAACCAGTTGACGGGAGCCCTCCCACGAGAGATCGGGAAGCTACCCGTGTTAAAAAGGTTGTACATTTACACAAATCAGTTGAATGGGAGCATCCCAGTTGAGCTAACCAACTGTTCAAATGCCGTTGAGATTGATCTCTCTGAGAATAAACTCACGGGGGTAATCCCGAGAGAGTTTGCTCAGGTTTCCGGGCTTGAGCTCCTTTACCTCTTTGAGAATCATCTTGAGGGAGAGATTCCCATTGAGTTAGGGGAGTTGCACCAGCTGAAGAGGCTGGATCTGTCCATAAACAACTTAACTGGTTCAATCCCGTTAGCGTTTCAAAACCTCATTTTCCTAAAAGACATTCAGCTCTTCAACAATCATCTCAGTGGTGTCATCCCTCCACTTCTTGGATACAAATCCAACATCTCAATCATTAACCTCTCCAAGAATAACCTCATAGGCAGCATTCCTCCGCATATATGTCGATATCAGAAGCTGAATTTTTTCAGCCTCGGATCGAACCGGTTGTCTGGAAACATTCCCCATGGCCTAAAAACTTGTAAATCACTTGATCAGCTTATGTTAGGAGACAACTTACTCACTGGAAGCCTGTCTGTAGAGTATACCAAGCTTCAGAACCTCTCAGCGCTCGAGCTTCACCAAAATCGATTCTCAGGGCTTATCCCTCCGGAAATTGGGAACTTTACAAGCATAGAGAGGCTCCTGCTGTCACACAACCATTTCATTGGCCACATTCCTCCTGAGATAGGGAATCTTGTGAAGCTTGCTGCATTCAACGTCTCGTTCAACCGGTTGATTGGTAGCATCCCGGAAGAGTTGGGGAATTGTGTAAAGCTAGAGAGGCTTGATCTTAGCAGCAACTTGTTCACTGGCCCTGTTCCTGACAAACTCGGCTCACTAGTGAAGCTCGAATTGCTCAAGCTATCCGATAACAGATTGACAGGCTCGATTCCCGGGAGCATAGGTGGTTTAGTGAGGTTAACTGAGCTGCAAATGGGAGGAAACTTGTTCTCAGGGAGCATTCCTGTTGAGCTAAGCCAACTTACAGCTCTTCAGATTGCTCTCAACATGAGTCACAATAATCTCAGTGGCTTGATCCCGAGCAGCCTCGGGAGCCTGCAGATGCTCGAGATTCTCTGCCTGAACGACAACGACCTCAGCGGTGAAATCCCTACCTCAATAGGGGGACTGAGGAGCCTCAACCAATGCAACCTCTCTAACAACCGTCTGTCCGGAGTGGTGCCTAACACGCCGACTTTCCAGAAGATGGATACTAGTAACTTCGTTGGAAACAACGGACTGTGCGTGGTCGGCCAGAACCACTGCCATTCGGATCAAACGCCATCTTCCCCATACCGGAGCTGGTTCAAGGATGGCTCAGCCAAAGAGAGAATAATCAGCATTGTTTCCTTTTGCATCGGTATCATCTCCTTAGTTTTCATCATTGTCGTTTGCTGGATCATGAGGCGCCCGGGGCCTTCCTTCGCCTCACTCGATGACCAAATCAGAGAGGATGAATTAGATGGCTATTACTTCCCCAAGCAGGGCTTCAACTATCAGGACCTAGTCGAAGCCACGGGGAATTTCTCCGAAGCAGCTGTCGTTGGGAAGGGCGCCTGTGGCATTGTCTACAAGGCCGTCATGGCTGATGGCGAGATCATCGCGGTTAAGAAGCTGAAGTCGCGCGGGGAAGGAGGCGACAGCAGCTTCCGAGCTGAGATATCGACTCTAGGGACGATTAGGCACAAGAACATCGTGAAACTGTATGGCTTTTGCTACCATCAGGACAGCAACCTCATCTTGTACCACTACATGCCCAACGGGAGCCTTGGCGAGATACTCCACGGAGACGAGACAGCGACTATGTTGGACTGGGACGCGCGCTACAGGATTGCTCTCGGAGCTGCAGAGGGCCTCTGCTATCTGCACTACGATTGCAAGCCTCAGATCATACACCGTGACATCAAGTCCAACAACATCTTGCTCGATGAGTATTTCGAGGCACATTTAGGCGATTTCGGCTTGGCTAAGCTGATGGACTTCACCTACTCCAAATCCATGTCTGCTGTTGCTGGATCATATGGATACATTGCTCCTG AATATGCCTACACAATGAAGGTGACTGAGAAGTGTGACATCTACAGTTTTGGAGTGGTTTTATTAGAGCTAGTGACGGGGAAGTCACCGGTGCAGCCACTGGAGCAGGGCGGGGACCTAGTGACGTGGGTGAGGAGGTCGATGCACAAGCTGGACACGGCGTCTGAGATCTTCGATCAGCGTATTGATCTAGGTGCTAAGAGGACTACTAATGAGATGTTCTTGGTTCTCAAGATCGCGTTGTTCTGCACCAGCACGTCGCCTCTGAATAGGCCGAATATGAGGGAAGTGATCGCCATGCTCGTTGATGCGAGGGAAGGAGCGGCGGATTCGGTCCCATCCCCAACATCAGAAACTCCTCTGGATGGAGAGGATTATTGTTGA
- the LOC121777753 gene encoding leucine-rich repeat receptor-like serine/threonine-protein kinase At1g17230 isoform X2 has translation MGGNKILNLTIMFCCLIVSVQSLNEEGNILLEFKNSLTDPYLNLQSWNPLDSNPCKWKGIDCISNKTVVAINLSGFNLSGNLSSSISKLPHLNIFNISKNLISGPIPSNFSSFKALQVLDLCTNRLHSEFPSHLCTITSLTKMYLCENYLFGGIPHNIGNLPSLEELVVYSNNLTGEIPSSIGLLKRLRIIRAGRNLLSGPLPFEISECESLNVLGLAENKLEGPFPSQLQSLKFLATVILWNNLFSGEIPPDIGNFTSLELLAMNGNQLTGALPREIGKLPVLKRLYIYTNQLNGSIPVELTNCSNAVEIDLSENKLTGVIPREFAQVSGLELLYLFENHLEGEIPIELGELHQLKRLDLSINNLTGSIPLAFQNLIFLKDIQLFNNHLSGVIPPLLGYKSNISIINLSKNNLIGSIPPHICRYQKLNFFSLGSNRLSGNIPHGLKTCKSLDQLMLGDNLLTGSLSVEYTKLQNLSALELHQNRFSGLIPPEIGNFTSIERLLLSHNHFIGHIPPEIGNLVKLAAFNVSFNRLIGSIPEELGNCVKLERLDLSSNLFTGPVPDKLGSLVKLELLKLSDNRLTGSIPGSIGGLVRLTELQMGGNLFSGSIPVELSQLTALQIALNMSHNNLSGLIPSSLGSLQMLEILCLNDNDLSGEIPTSIGGLRSLNQCNLSNNRLSGVVPNTPTFQKMDTSNFVGNNGLCVVGQNHCHSDQTPSSPYRSWFKDGSAKERIISIVSFCIGIISLVFIIVVCWIMRRPGPSFASLDDQIREDELDGYYFPKQGFNYQDLVEATGNFSEAAVVGKGACGIVYKAVMADGEIIAVKKLKSRGEGGDSSFRAEISTLGTIRHKNIVKLYGFCYHQDSNLILYHYMPNGSLGEILHGDETATMLDWDARYRIALGAAEGLCYLHYDCKPQIIHRDIKSNNILLDEYFEAHLGDFGLAKLMDFTYSKSMSAVAGSYGYIAPVLEWFY, from the exons ATGGGAGGAAACAAGATTTTGAATTTGACAATAATGTTTTGCTGCTTAATTGTTTCTGTCCAATCATTGAATGAAGAGGGAAACATTCTTCTAGAATTCAAGAACTCCCTCACTGATCCTTACCTCAATCTCCAAAGCTGGAATCCATTAGATTCCAACCCTTGCAAATGGAAAGGCATAGACTGTATCTCAAACAAAACTGTTGTTGCTATCAATCTCAGTGGCTTCAACTTATCTGGCAATCTCTCCTCCTCCATTAGCAAACTCCCACACCTAAACATCTTCAACATCTCCAAAAACCTCATCTCTGGCCCAATCCCTTCCAATTTCAGCTCCTTCAAAGCCCTCCAAGTGTTAGACCTCTGCACGAATCGCCTCCACTCCGAGTTCCCGTCTCACCTCTGCACCATCACATCCCTCACAAAGATGTACCTCTGTGAGAACTATCTCTTTGGAGGAATCCCTCATAACATTGGAAACCTTCCCTCTCTCGAGGAGCTTGTGGTGTATAGTAACAACCTAACCGGCGAGATCCCTTCGTCGATAGGCCTGTTGAAGAGGCTCAGGATCATCAGGGCTGGCAGGAATCTCCTCTCTGGCCCTCTCCCTTTTGAGATCAGTGAATGTGAGAGTTTAAATGTGTTAGGTTTAGCTGAGAATAAGCTAGAAGGTCCTTTCCCTTCTCAGCTTCAAAGCCTCAAGTTTTTAGCCACTGTGATTCTTTGGAACAATCTGTTTAGTGGTGAGATCCCTCCTGACATAGGTAACTTCACTAGCTTGGAGTTGTTGGCGATGAACGGGAACCAGTTGACGGGAGCCCTCCCACGAGAGATCGGGAAGCTACCCGTGTTAAAAAGGTTGTACATTTACACAAATCAGTTGAATGGGAGCATCCCAGTTGAGCTAACCAACTGTTCAAATGCCGTTGAGATTGATCTCTCTGAGAATAAACTCACGGGGGTAATCCCGAGAGAGTTTGCTCAGGTTTCCGGGCTTGAGCTCCTTTACCTCTTTGAGAATCATCTTGAGGGAGAGATTCCCATTGAGTTAGGGGAGTTGCACCAGCTGAAGAGGCTGGATCTGTCCATAAACAACTTAACTGGTTCAATCCCGTTAGCGTTTCAAAACCTCATTTTCCTAAAAGACATTCAGCTCTTCAACAATCATCTCAGTGGTGTCATCCCTCCACTTCTTGGATACAAATCCAACATCTCAATCATTAACCTCTCCAAGAATAACCTCATAGGCAGCATTCCTCCGCATATATGTCGATATCAGAAGCTGAATTTTTTCAGCCTCGGATCGAACCGGTTGTCTGGAAACATTCCCCATGGCCTAAAAACTTGTAAATCACTTGATCAGCTTATGTTAGGAGACAACTTACTCACTGGAAGCCTGTCTGTAGAGTATACCAAGCTTCAGAACCTCTCAGCGCTCGAGCTTCACCAAAATCGATTCTCAGGGCTTATCCCTCCGGAAATTGGGAACTTTACAAGCATAGAGAGGCTCCTGCTGTCACACAACCATTTCATTGGCCACATTCCTCCTGAGATAGGGAATCTTGTGAAGCTTGCTGCATTCAACGTCTCGTTCAACCGGTTGATTGGTAGCATCCCGGAAGAGTTGGGGAATTGTGTAAAGCTAGAGAGGCTTGATCTTAGCAGCAACTTGTTCACTGGCCCTGTTCCTGACAAACTCGGCTCACTAGTGAAGCTCGAATTGCTCAAGCTATCCGATAACAGATTGACAGGCTCGATTCCCGGGAGCATAGGTGGTTTAGTGAGGTTAACTGAGCTGCAAATGGGAGGAAACTTGTTCTCAGGGAGCATTCCTGTTGAGCTAAGCCAACTTACAGCTCTTCAGATTGCTCTCAACATGAGTCACAATAATCTCAGTGGCTTGATCCCGAGCAGCCTCGGGAGCCTGCAGATGCTCGAGATTCTCTGCCTGAACGACAACGACCTCAGCGGTGAAATCCCTACCTCAATAGGGGGACTGAGGAGCCTCAACCAATGCAACCTCTCTAACAACCGTCTGTCCGGAGTGGTGCCTAACACGCCGACTTTCCAGAAGATGGATACTAGTAACTTCGTTGGAAACAACGGACTGTGCGTGGTCGGCCAGAACCACTGCCATTCGGATCAAACGCCATCTTCCCCATACCGGAGCTGGTTCAAGGATGGCTCAGCCAAAGAGAGAATAATCAGCATTGTTTCCTTTTGCATCGGTATCATCTCCTTAGTTTTCATCATTGTCGTTTGCTGGATCATGAGGCGCCCGGGGCCTTCCTTCGCCTCACTCGATGACCAAATCAGAGAGGATGAATTAGATGGCTATTACTTCCCCAAGCAGGGCTTCAACTATCAGGACCTAGTCGAAGCCACGGGGAATTTCTCCGAAGCAGCTGTCGTTGGGAAGGGCGCCTGTGGCATTGTCTACAAGGCCGTCATGGCTGATGGCGAGATCATCGCGGTTAAGAAGCTGAAGTCGCGCGGGGAAGGAGGCGACAGCAGCTTCCGAGCTGAGATATCGACTCTAGGGACGATTAGGCACAAGAACATCGTGAAACTGTATGGCTTTTGCTACCATCAGGACAGCAACCTCATCTTGTACCACTACATGCCCAACGGGAGCCTTGGCGAGATACTCCACGGAGACGAGACAGCGACTATGTTGGACTGGGACGCGCGCTACAGGATTGCTCTCGGAGCTGCAGAGGGCCTCTGCTATCTGCACTACGATTGCAAGCCTCAGATCATACACCGTGACATCAAGTCCAACAACATCTTGCTCGATGAGTATTTCGAGGCACATTTAGGCGATTTCGGCTTGGCTAAGCTGATGGACTTCACCTACTCCAAATCCATGTCTGCTGTTGCTGGATCATATGGATACATTGCTCCTG TTTTGGAGTGGTTTTATTAG